The window CCACTGCTACAATCGCAGCCATGAATGGTCGGAAAATACTGGGTAAGGTAAGCTATCATATCTCCTTAGCGAGCCGCCGAGGGCGAGGCCGGGTGGGCAAGGTTCTAAACAAACATCCCGTTAAAATGcggctcacttcctgttttcctgctctgcttcatgttattgatttttttatttttatttttaaatgttattccCCTGTGtacaaaaatgtctgagttcGTTCTTTCTTCGAATGTTTCAAAAATCTTGAAGCATCGTTTAAAGATTTGTAGTCACATTTTGACTTCTGTGTTGAGGactttcctgttttcatttgtttttttttaaataaaaaatgcacatcAATGATTTTCTTGTTTAGCTTCCATTAGTTAATCTTCtgatatttgtaattttatgttgcAGATTAAGTGCAGACTCtaatttcttaatgtttatTATGTAGATCTCATTAAAGCTAATTTATTGCAGGATAATATTCAGACTGTGTGCAGACAAagaagccaagaaaaaaaagtcagaaatagaAAAGCCTATGTTTGCATCGCATGTTGATGCGAAAGTATGTTTCTTTCTGATTCAGcagttttctttctgattttgatcatttttccaTCCTAACATTGATATATTGATTGGTGTATTTTGCTTTCTGGACTTAATCTTCTTCCAAATGAATTCTTGCTGCTTGCATCTTTAAATATCaccagaaatgttacttttaaccTCTCACAGTCAAATTAAGAATGAATTACTTTTTCGTTCCTCAACTTCATCCTCTCACCTTTTATAAACCACTTCACCTCTGTAActataataaaactaataatgtTCATTCTGCTCATGTCGACACCCACTTATCTTCTGTTTAGGAGTTTCAAGTTAAATAGTTGGAAGACTTTGTCACATTAATACTTGTTTGACGTTCCCAAGCTTGTCATAGCTGAAAGCTAACTTCAGAGATTCTGTTGACTAAAAAAGTAGCCAGCGGATCAAAATGTTGACATGAAATAACTCCTAACTTGTAATTATTTCATGTTCTTGGTTaattgtaaatataaataccatagatttttttttttttactgtagcaCCAGTCACCTTCTGAAACATTGATGAACTCCATTAAACCAGCTTCACTAATTATCAGCACAGTGAGCCCTGGTTTATGATTGGTTGATATTCATTTCAGTGATTTAGTTATTTGTGAAGTAGACATTTCATAtcctagttttgtttttttttaccttcgaGTGCTAATTTTAaccaattaaatgttttcttttacaactaTAATATAACAAGATACAACAGAATTGAGAATATTTTCCATCCTTCCTCATTTACATTCAGAGCAGAGTTAAAGTTGTTTCTAAAATGATTACAaattttcaattcagtttatttatataccaCTAATACACATGTCATCTCAGggaactttacaaaaacaatcacttCAATCTAATACATTCCAATTGAACCAGCTATTGATCCAgcttattattcaaattagtttaaaaaaatttaatctttatttaaatccagcattcactcctcctggacaaACATGTAGCGATGCCAGACGATCTTTGTCGTTGACTCTACAGTAATCCCTCCTACAAAGCAAGCATGTAGCTACTGTGGAGAGGAAAGACTCCCATTTAGCAGGAGGAAACCAACAGAAGTGGCTCGGTGCTAACATCTATTGTTGGCAGCGTACCACAGCCAAAAGAGAACACTACCCCAGATTTTACGTCTGTGTGGAGAGAAAACAACTGACAAAACATAAAGCttacagttgaaataaaagcaaataatccAAATTGGAGAatagcagaagaagaaagtggcAAAGTTAGGTAAAGTGGTCAGAATGTCCTTCAGCAGCACAACTGCAGAGattaaattttacaaatttttaacAATCTTAAGCATTTTAGATCTTTCTCTGAATTCCTTAAATTTCCAAAACATCTCTGAATCAATTTTTACATACAAACGTGAATCTTTactcttaacatttttaccttttttatttgttagtcTCTCATTGCTTTCTCATTCACAACTGCAGACCCTAATGTAACAGAAACtacaattttctttaaacatttctagtttttttttttctttattcactCAGTCATAGCGTTGGCACAAAGAGTGTTTGCAGTAACTTGGTAGCGCTTGGCTTGCTGTGTCCACTGATTGGGGTTTTAATCGTCCAATCACTGATCGGGGCTaatcaaactgaaaatcacCCGGTAACCAGCTGATTTCTCTGCTTTTGTACCATCAAGGTCATGTTAACACGTGTTAGGCTTCCATACAACAGAACATGTTAATGAATGCAATATGAACTCCTGTTTGTCTCTCCATCCTCCattctgtctgtgtttctgaattaattgaattaaatgtgGCCCTTGTGTGTTCTTATGCGACATGTAACTTTCTTTGACCTGATTTTAATCGATGCTCTTCTGTGCCCCTCTCCGCCCTTACATCTTTAATGCTGTGTGTTCTTTGCAACCTTATTTCCACATAGAATCCACATAAGAGCAATTCTTAAGGAAAATACTTtgagttgaaaatattttatcctCAACAGGTATTGAAGGACCATTTGAGGAGTATAACAAGTTCGTAAAAATCACTTGTTTGTAAGTCCCTTGTTATTTGGACCTTACTTCCTACAGTTTTACTCCAAATTACTAGCCTGAACAAGTCTTTAATATCCCTTTTATGTATAGCAATGTCTTAATTTGATGCAGGTTATATGTAAAATTAGACAACCATGGATAATTGGTTTGTGTTGGTGGTGTTATAAGCATTTCTGTGGCTTTTCAGAGGCCGTTCTAATCAACAGTTCtcaatcacaaaataaaaccaaaagtaAAGCTGGTTGTGTGACCCCCCACCCTCTAATCAGAGAACAGCAACCCTCTTTTTGGAGCGCGCCTCTCATCTCACTTTTTCCCCTGCTCTTTGCGTCTTGTCTCTTGCAGGAGGTGAAAGTCAACTGGGCCACGACCCCTACGAGCCAGAAGAAAGACACGAGCAGTAAGTAACTCATGTGACGACGCTCGCAATTAATCATTCACTTGCACATCTGTGGatgtggaaaaaacatatttacaMACACACACATGCCtagaatttcagtttttatgaaaagatgacaaaactttaaagttcTATGGTTGTGATTCCTTTTACAAAACACTATATTGTTTAAAGTAGAATCTTTCTATCAGGAGATTTGTGTAGTTCATATGCGAGATGttagcttaaatatttttatattctaaaATGTATTCCAGTAAGTATTTTGAcagtgttcagttttattttctaaaaatctgtGCTTTTATGTCTTCAGGTcacttccatgtttttgttGGAGACCTTAGTCCAGAAATCACCACAGATGACATAAAAGCAGCTTTTGCTCCTTTTGGAAAAATATCGTAAGTTTCCCCTCATTGCTGCACGTCCCACGCTCTTCCCCTCAAAATATTTGTGCTGCACACGCTCACAAAGTGCTCAGTAATTTTGAACAAATCAAAAGGAACAGAGAAACTATCAGAAGCACAAGAAGAACCACAAGTTTTGAAAGaaggttgttttttctttcagaaatgttaaattaaagaTCAGTACCAATCTGAGAATCGGATCGATGGGGAAAATATCTTGAGTCCAGTTCGTCAccccaattaaaataaaagcaaaattataAATTGTGTTTACCGTCTAAGTTTCAGTCAACACttatttttggatttgaatTTCAGCTGCATCTTAATCTGATGAATGTGCTCATCTGCTCCGTTTTCAATATCAGCACTTCCTAATACCTCTGAACAACTTCTAAtgtaaaaatcacattattattaAACTGTGTTTCATCAaactgtgtgtgaatgtgtttacATGCAGGGACTGTCGCGTTGTGAAAGACATGGCCACAGGTAAATCTAAAGGCTATGGTTTTGTCTCCTTCTTCAACAAATGGGTGAGTGTGTCTTCACTAATTTGTCTGCTGGTTCTGAGCTCCAGCTGCAATGTGCaatcattgttgtttttttaactctctTTGCGTGTTTAGGATGCAGAGAACGCCATCCAGCAAATGGGGGGCCAGTGGCTAGGAGGACGGCAGATAAGGACCAACTGGGCCACAAGGAAGCCTGCTCCTAAAACGACAAATGAAAGTAAGTTCTATTTCATCCCTACTGACCGCCAGAGGCGGTGCTTAAAGCACTGAATGATCACTCTTGCGCATGCACAGTTCAAGAATCTTATTACCAACATGGTCACGTGCGACACCGGTAAGTCTGTATAGTCACGTGACAATGACAGCTCAGTTCCTTTTCATATTCTCGCATGCAGGTTGAATAGGTGGTAAGTATTTGATTGTTGCTTGTCGCTGGTAGCCTCGAGACTACGGTTGGAGCTGCGAGGATTTTCTCGCCCTCCAGAGGCTGCGCAAGCTCTTCATTTATACAACTTTGTTCTTCGAttggtaagttgtttttctcttcttaatTGACTGGAGCGGTGGCGCATCCGCTTCCCATGTCGATTTTTCTGTTGCTGGTGGTACGGCGTTAGCCAACTCCGACCGGCTTGTTACTTAGCCTTATCGGCTTGTATTTCTGGCAGCCGCGTTTGGATTGCCTTTAGTTGATTGTATTGCAGCCATTGTCGGGATTGCCTTTTCTTTATATTGTGCCGCCATGTTGGCTTGTATTGTGTTTAATTGCAGCCGTTTTCGGGCTTGCTTTTTGCTAACATTGTGCAGCCGTGTTCGGCTCGCCTATATTTTGCTTAATTGCATCCGTTTTCGGGCTTGCTTTTTGTTTACGTTGTGCAGTCGTGTTCGGCTTGCCTCATACAATATTGCAACCGTGCTACGGTGGTTGTAGTGCTCCTTGCAGCTTTTTTCTCTGCTTGGAACCCCTGGTGGCGTTTTCTGCTCGACCGGGTTCCCTAGTCCATTAGGCTAAGTGTCAAGAGTGGCGATTTCAGCTCGACCTGACCTTGTCTTGTGAGCGTGAGATGCTGGACGTGCCGGACTGCAGAGTCTGTTTGGCACCTCTCCAGTTGGAGGACGGGCATGATCTGTGTCCCCCTTGTTTGGGGACTGATCACCTAAAGGAGGCCTTGACTGATGCGGCCTGCCCTAATTGTTCTGTTCTGCCCTTGTCCCTGCGTACCTCTTGTTTGGCTGACTTTCAAGGTGCCAGCCAGCCTGCGAAGCGTATGGCTCTTGAGGCTATGGAGCCTCCACGTAAGAGGACCAAGAAGAGCTCCAGGGATTCGGAGGGCCATCTGGGCAGGTGGCCCATCTTACTTCTGAGTTGGAGCAGATGAAAGCACTGCTCGAGTCCCTTAGAAACAGTGGTGGCTCTGGTCTGACTGGAGACCCGGACCCAGGGCAGAGCTCTCCGTTTTAGACAATGATGCTATATCCCTGGCAGTGTCTGGTACTGATTTCAGCATCCGTTTGAATCTGGCTCGCATATGTCAACAGTTGGTTCGCGTATCTCTTCCTGCTCTCAGTCGGAAGAGGATGATTCGATAGTGGGCGCTTTGAGAACTGCGCTTGCTCGGTTGCAGCTGGATGCTCCACATAGCCAGCCTGATGCTTCCAGTGCTTTCTTTCGGCATCCTATTACTAGGTCGTCCTTTATGGTTCCCCCATCTCTGGACTATGTGAAGGAGGTTCATGCCTGTTCGGAAGACACTAGGGCCTTTTCATGGCCAACCTCTGATGGCAGGGCCCTGGCGGCCATGCAGGATGCGCCCAAGTTTGGCTTGGGTCATATGCCTTCTGTCGAACCTGCCATAGCATCCCTCATTGTGGCTCCAGATGAGGTTCTGAAAGCTAATGCTAGGTGTCCTCGTCCTCAGTGTCGTGTGACTGATGATCTGCTCTGTAGAGCTTATGACTCTGGGATTTGATTGGGGTGACTCGGTAATTCAATGTCGCATTTATTACTGGGTCTCTCAGCCTCTCTGGAGGGCCTGGCGATTGATGCGCCTACTCAAGGTTTGATGGACGCATCTCTTCATGCGTTTGCTCTTTTGTCAAGGGAAATTGGCCGTGTCCTGTCTACCCTTGTCCAGGCACGACGCCAGGTCTGGCTGGCACAGTCTTCTCTTACTGAAGCCTGTAGAAGGACCCTGATGAGTCTTCCAGTGGACCCTGGGGAATTGTTTGGCTCTGCTGCGCTTGCAGCCTTGGAGCGGTCGGCCCAGACTTCTCATACCAGGCAGCAGCTGGCCGGCCTTTATCGCAGGCGATTGCAGCGCCCTGCTGGGAGTgcctctgcatctttttcacgCACTTATCCAACCCCGTCTACACGCTGCATGGGGCAGCCACGGCCTGCTGCAGGGCCTCCTCCTGGCCAGTGGGATGTTTCCTGGGGTCGGGCTCGCATCGCTTCTCAACCCCGGCAGTCCACTcggcaaccctcccgacctctTAGGGACAGGGGGGTTCGGAAATGATACCGAGCTGGCGGTGGGACACTTTACCCCTGACCAGCTCAGTTGCTGGACTGCTCTTGTTCCCGATCCACGGGAAAAGACTGGCGTACTTTGTCCAATTTTGGACCTGAGAGGTCTCAATGTGTTTTTGAAGACTATCCCTTTCCACATGTTGAGCGTCAGGAATGTGCTTCAGACAATCTCCCCAGGCGACTGGTTCACCTTGGTCGACTTGAAGGACGCCTACTTTCATGTTCCGATTGCACCACATCATTGGCAGTTTCTTTGCTTTGCATTTCAGGGCAAGCATTTTCAGTTCAGACTCCTTCCATTCAGCCTCTCTCTGTCCCTGCCTGTGCTCACTCGGTGCGTGGCTGTAGCCCTGTGTCCTCTGCAGGCCAAGGGGTTGAAGATCCTCCCTTACTTGGACGATTGGCTCATCTGTGTGCCCACAGAAGCTCAGGCAGCAGTGGACACACGCACATTACTCATCACATAGACTTGTTGGGTCTTCATGTGAACTGGCAGGAGCAACTTGGTTCCATCTCAGGAGGTCACTTTTCTTGGGATCACGATGTACTCCTTCACTATGACTGCTAGCCCATCGCCTCAGCGTGTCGAGGGCATTCTGCAAATGCTGCCCTCCTTTCTACCCGGCCGTTGGGCAAGctgactgctgctgctacagTAGTACCCCTGGGATTGTTGTCTCTGCGACCGCTACAGATGTGGCTCAACAGCCTAAGGCTACACCCATCTTGTACTCTGCACCGATGCAGGAAACTGCTGGTGTCCAATAAATGCCTCGCGTCACTGGCTCAGTGGCGAGAGGCAGAGTTTATGACCAAAGGGGTTCCACTGGGCTCGCTGCCAGCTCGTCGAGAGGTTGTCCCTACCGACGCATCCACCACAGGATGGGGTGGCAGCGACGGATCACCCGGGGGACATGGTCTCCGCGGGAAAAACTGCACCACATCAATGCCTTGGAGTTGGAGGCTGTGCAGCGGGCGTTGCGACACTTCCTCCTGGGCCTGCGCGGAAGGCATGTCCTGGTGCGGTGGTTTTTCATATCAACCATCAGGGGGGGACACGGTCGATAACATTTGCTGAGGCTGACCCAGAAGCTCTTGACCTGGGCAGCCCCTCTTTTGCCAGCCTGAGGGCGGCCCACATTCCAGGGGTGCAGAATGTCCCGGCCGATATTCTGTCTTGGGGRCGCCCACCACCGGGGGAATGGAGGCTCCACCCGGAGGTAGTGGGGGTCATTTGGGAGAAATACGGCATAGCAGCTGTGGACCTGTTTGCGTCCCAAGAGACAACACATTGCCCTCTTTGGTTCTGCCTGGCAGACAGTGCCAGTCCTCTGGGTCAGGATGCACTGGCACACGACTGGCCAAGAGTGCTGCTCTATGCTTTTCCGCCGCTTCCCTTTCCCCAACACTCCTGAGAGTCTTTCAGGAGGGGCATCTAGTCCTTCTAGTTTTGCCCCCTTGTGGCCGGGGAGAACCTGGTTTCCACTGCTGCACAGGCTCTGTTGCAGCTCTCCAATGCCTCTTCCCCACAGGAAGGACCTTCTGTCACAGCTGGGGGATCGGATCCTGCATCCCAATCCCAGTCGCCTTCAGCTCTGGGTTTGGTCACTACGAGGCCCGGCATCTCCTTCTCAGATTATGACGGAGATGTCGGGCATACAATGACTAACGCCAGGGCCCCTTCGACGCGACTGGTGTACACTCATAAGTGGAAAGTTTTTAGCAGTTGGTGTCATGCTGGACATGACTGTtctatttcagatattttaaccTTCCTTCAAGCACTGTTTTCTCAGGGTCGGTCTCCATCCACTCTGAAAGTTAATGTGGCTGCCATCTCTTGTTGGCATGTGGTGGTGAATGGAGAGACAATTGGCCGTCACAAAGacgtttctttgtttctgaggGGTGCCCGGCGCTTGCACCCTCCCTTATGCCCTGTCGTACCTGTGTGGGACCTCTCTCTCGTCCTCACTGCGCTGCGATCTCCCCCATTTGAGCCCTTGGCAGAGGTGAGCCTTGAGTATTTGTCAAAAAAGACTGCCTTTCTCCTTGCCATGGCTTCGGCGAAGCAGGTGGGTGAACTACATGCGCTGTCTGTTCACGAGTCCTGTTGCCATTGGAATCCAGCTGTCTCTGGCGATACTCTTTGGCCTGACGTGGCATTTCTTACTAAGGTGGCCTCATCTGCGAGCCACTCTGTGCCCCTCCAGCTTGCTCGCTTTGACACAGATGGGCCTGATGAACCTCTCTGCCCTGTTCGGGCGCTGGAAACATATGTCAGACTCACAGCTTCTCTGCGGCAGTCTGGTCTGTTTGTTTGCTATGCAGGACCCCGCAAGGGGCAGACCCTTTCCAAACAGCGTCTTGCACGTTGGGATTCTGGATGTGGTGGAACAAGCATACGTTCTACAGGGCCACCAACCTCCTGCTGGTGTACGGTGGCATTCCACCAGGAGCATTAGTGCGTCATGGGCCGCTATGACTGGGGTCACTCTGGAGGCTATCTGTGCAGCAGCCTCCTGGTCATCTCCAAATACTTTTGCTAGGTTTTACAGCGTAAACCTGGCCGCCTTTCACCCACTGGAGGGGATCGTGTCCCAGCGTTCGTCGTCATCCCAGTGAGGTGGGCATGTTTTGagattgtttcttttctgtgtgtgatTACTCAGGACTCTGTTGGTAATCGTCATCCAGTGCTTTAAGCACCGCCTCTGGCGGTCAGTAGGGATGAAATAGAACGAAAGTTACGACTATAACTACGGTTCTATGAATCCCAGATGACCTCCAGAGCATTCGTCCCTCGGAATCATTGTGTTTCGCGAGAAGATTAAGGGACTGAGCTGTCATTGTCACGTGACTATGTAGACTTACTGGTGTCACCAGGGGTCACACGTGACCATGTTGGTATAAGATTCTCGACCTTTGCATGCGCAAGAGTGATCATTCAGTGCTTTAAGCACCGCCTCTGGCAGTCATCCGAGATTCATAGAACCGTAGTTACAGTCGTAACTTTTGTTTGTGGTGATTCATGTCGGTAGGATTCCATGTAGATAAGATGTTGCATTTTCgttggtttttatttgctaGTTTGGTGCGTTCTGTCCTGAACTTTTTTCATGTGTCGTCATATCATCtatatttgtcatgtttttctccatttttttcataaatattttagcagCCAGTACCAAACAGCTCTCCTTCGATGAGGTGTTAAACCAGTCCAGCCTCAGTAACTGCACAGTCTACTGTGGAGGAGTCACACAAGGTCTCACAGGTCAGCAGCTGTTGAATGACACCACGGTGAAGTCTTggaaacacaattttaaaactttattttattttattttatttcacagagcAAATAATGAGACAGACCTTCTCACCTTTTGGCCAAATAATGGAGATCCGTGTTTTCCCAGAAAAAGGCTACTCCTTTGTGAGGTAAACTGATTTTCAAATAGAGAAGAACcaatccgatattaatatctgtatcggtcccgatatttaaaaaaaatcagatcagGTGTCAGGGACAATATGCTTGATATATAATGGCAAATCTATGCAGTCTAATTCtttgctttgtgctctgagtgacttcattctttatttattttaaattatatttaggaTTCCTAATTgctctttctgaaccatttgaaagaagatttgatccactttatttttacatgtttgaccaagctagtcaacttattatttttgtcagtttctttaattttacaGTGGCTGTTCTAATCCTAATTTCACCGACTGAACAGATGAAAGCTGTTTttaccaagcttgtgaagctaatggtatatttaagtgtgctgtactggggcataaagttttaattcagtacatttatgtctgtttttctgtatcggattgGATCAGGTGATAcaaaacctcagatatcggtatcggaagtggaaaaagtttattggtgcatccctaatttTAGATGCACCTGTCTTAGGCAGAGGATGATCTCCTTGTCAGATGAACCTTATACAGTAGGATAACTTGATATCAGGCCGTACATAATGTCTCAGTGCTTTGCTTTGCACAGGTTTAACTCCCACGAGGCTGCAGCTCATGCCATAGTTTCTGTAAACGGCACCTCCATAGAGGGCAACATAGTAAAGTGCTACTGGGGGAAAGAAACGACAGACATTGTACAGGGCCCCATACAGCAGGTACAGATGGCACAGGTAGGACCAACCTTTATTTCccctttgaaaaaaacaaaacataacttctgttggttttgattttatttttctcctcaaaCAATCTATCTGTACTTCAGCAGAACACGCTGAGCTTTGCAGCCCAACCCTATAACCAGTGGGGCCAGTGGTACAGCAACACGCAACAGATTGGTCAGTACGTGCCCAACGGATGGCAGGTGCCAAGCTACGGCGTCTACGGACAGGCCTGGGATCAGCAGGGCTACAAGTGAGTGGAAGCATTTTAACGATCGAAATAACCTGCTCAGAAGAAGCTACACTGACTGCCTTAaagaagcagctgaaaacacatttgttcatgttttatgacACATGTAGTGATCTTGTGTGGTTTTATGTCTTGCATTTGGAAAAGCACTTTGTGGTTTTCCATCTGCAAAAAGGTGCCRTCTAAATAAGGGTTACTTACTTACCTAGTTACTTAATTTCTGTGGGTTTATCATAAAATTCACTGCAAAAGTCTAATAGTTTATACtctttaaagtgacagaggttatgtaaaagatgtaaaaaaaaaaaaagtcacctaCGTCTTGTTCTGTGGCCTTTGAAGACGCAGTACCTTGTGATACTCCAGTACTGCAATGAAGAATGTCTGGGTGTACTCCAAGTTCGGGCGCTGCTAATTTTACCAAGGAGAGATTCCAGATAACTTGGCTTGGCCTCTTAGCCTCACAGCTTACAGAGAGAGAGGGCAACTATTAAGGCTTTTAACTTATTAGTTGCCCTTTAAAAGTTACCAATAAAAGCTCTGGATTTtaccgtttttttattttatttttggtgtgcTTTTCTGTCAGAGGATAGacttttccttcaaaataaaagcatcagatTTGGATTCTTGTCCATAATTAACACTTAATGCATGTTTGATCTTTAGTTTATATGCATCTGAAATACCGGAGTATTTTCAGTCTGTTGTGCTGCAACACTGCTTTGCtctgtggaaggaaacccacatttctgtgatttttgttttatttctagtaAAACGTTCAACCCCTGTGttataatttttgtttcctgttttagtcATTTACATGCTGGAGCTGGATGGACGGGCGTGGGCGCCGTGAGCAACGGGGGCATGGTGGAGCCTGCGCAGGGAGTCAACGGGACAATGCTAACCAACCAGGCAGGCATGAGCACCACTGGATACCCCACCCACTGATCACAGATCCCCCCTCCGACCCTCTCTTAGCGCCCAAGGACACCAGTATTACACTCTGCGGGGGAAGGAAGGAGCGCATCAGACGTGCTCTGACTGTCACACCACAAAAATTACTTCTAGTGAAGCtggtctgacttttttttcttcttcttttttttaaaccagccCAAAGCCTCACCCACTGCCCAAATCAGCAGGTTGAAACATGACAATACACAAGTTAAACACTGATAAAGCCACCGCTAATGCACATTGCATTCCTGGAGACCCCTCCGCCCCTCcggtttttattgtttggtgTGTTCATGGCCAAAtgcaaatttaacatttatctgtttattaTATTTCTAGCAGAGAGAGTTTagt of the Poecilia reticulata strain Guanapo linkage group LG12, Guppy_female_1.0+MT, whole genome shotgun sequence genome contains:
- the LOC103473317 gene encoding nucleolysin TIA-1-like isoform X2, whose protein sequence is MDDEQPKTLYVGNLSRDVTEALILELFSQIGPCKSCKMIVDTAGHDPYCFVEFYEHRHATATIAAMNGRKILGKEVKVNWATTPTSQKKDTSSHFHVFVGDLSPEITTDDIKAAFAPFGKISDCRVVKDMATGKSKGYGFVSFFNKWDAENAIQQMGGQWLGGRQIRTNWATRKPAPKTTNETASTKQLSFDEVLNQSSLSNCTVYCGGVTQGLTEQIMRQTFSPFGQIMEIRVFPEKGYSFVRFNSHEAAAHAIVSVNGTSIEGNIVKCYWGKETTDIVQGPIQQVQMAQNTLSFAAQPYNQWGQWYSNTQQIGQYVPNGWQVPSYGVYGQAWDQQGYNHLHAGAGWTGVGAVSNGGMVEPAQGVNGTMLTNQAGMSTTGYPTH
- the LOC103473317 gene encoding nucleolysin TIA-1-like isoform X4, which translates into the protein MDDEQPKTLYVGNLSRDVTEALILELFSQIGPCKSCKMIVDTAGHDPYCFVEFYEHRHATATIAAMNGRKILGKEVKVNWATTPTSQKKDTSSHFHVFVGDLSPEITTDDIKAAFAPFGKISDCRVVKDMATGKSKGYGFVSFFNKWDAENAIQQMGGQWLGGRQIRTNWATRKPAPKTTNETASTKQLSFDEVLNQSSLSNCTVYCGGVTQGLTEQIMRQTFSPFGQIMEIRVFPEKGYSFVRFNSHEAAAHAIVSVNGTSIEGNIVKCYWGKETTDIVQGPIQQQNTLSFAAQPYNQWGQWYSNTQQIGQYVPNGWQVPSYGVYGQAWDQQGYNHLHAGAGWTGVGAVSNGGMVEPAQGVNGTMLTNQAGMSTTGYPTH
- the LOC103473317 gene encoding nucleolysin TIA-1-like isoform X3, with amino-acid sequence MDDEQPKTLYVGNLSRDVTEALILELFSQIGPCKSCKMIVDTAGHDPYCFVEFYEHRHATATIAAMNGRKILGKEVKVNWATTPTSQKKDTSSHFHVFVGDLSPEITTDDIKAAFAPFGKISDCRVVKDMATGKSKGYGFVSFFNKWDAENAIQQMGGQWLGGRQIRTNWATRKPAPKTTNETSTKQLSFDEVLNQSSLSNCTVYCGGVTQGLTEQIMRQTFSPFGQIMEIRVFPEKGYSFVRFNSHEAAAHAIVSVNGTSIEGNIVKCYWGKETTDIVQGPIQQVQMAQQNTLSFAAQPYNQWGQWYSNTQQIGQYVPNGWQVPSYGVYGQAWDQQGYNHLHAGAGWTGVGAVSNGGMVEPAQGVNGTMLTNQAGMSTTGYPTH
- the LOC103473317 gene encoding nucleolysin TIA-1-like isoform X1; translated protein: MDDEQPKTLYVGNLSRDVTEALILELFSQIGPCKSCKMIVDTAGHDPYCFVEFYEHRHATATIAAMNGRKILGKEVKVNWATTPTSQKKDTSSHFHVFVGDLSPEITTDDIKAAFAPFGKISDCRVVKDMATGKSKGYGFVSFFNKWDAENAIQQMGGQWLGGRQIRTNWATRKPAPKTTNETASTKQLSFDEVLNQSSLSNCTVYCGGVTQGLTEQIMRQTFSPFGQIMEIRVFPEKGYSFVRFNSHEAAAHAIVSVNGTSIEGNIVKCYWGKETTDIVQGPIQQVQMAQQNTLSFAAQPYNQWGQWYSNTQQIGQYVPNGWQVPSYGVYGQAWDQQGYNHLHAGAGWTGVGAVSNGGMVEPAQGVNGTMLTNQAGMSTTGYPTH
- the LOC103473317 gene encoding nucleolysin TIA-1-like isoform X5 encodes the protein MDDEQPKTLYVGNLSRDVTEALILELFSQIGPCKSCKMIVDTAGHDPYCFVEFYEHRHATATIAAMNGRKILGKEVKVNWATTPTSQKKDTSSHFHVFVGDLSPEITTDDIKAAFAPFGKISDCRVVKDMATGKSKGYGFVSFFNKWDAENAIQQMGGQWLGGRQIRTNWATRKPAPKTTNETASTKQLSFDEVLNQSSLSNCTVYCGGVTQGLTEQIMRQTFSPFGQIMEIRVFPEKGYSFVRFNSHEAAAHAIVSVNGTSIEGNIVKCYWGKETTDIVQGPIQQNTLSFAAQPYNQWGQWYSNTQQIGQYVPNGWQVPSYGVYGQAWDQQGYNHLHAGAGWTGVGAVSNGGMVEPAQGVNGTMLTNQAGMSTTGYPTH